GGCTTCCTGTCTATTCAAAGCAAATGCTCGAACTTGAGTTTGTGGACCCTGAGCTTCAGATCTACCAATACCTCTAGCAGTATTCATTATTGCTCCTCTGCCTCTACCTCTACTTACTGGCATAACAACCCCACTCCCCCTTGTATTCTGTACTGTAGCCTCTGAACCTTGTCTGTCAAATACTCCCCTTTTTGGACAATCACGGAAGAAATGATCTAAGGAACCACAAAAGAAACATCCCCCAGTCAATTTCCTACATTCTCCCTCATGATATCTTCCACATGTATTACAAGCTGATTTCAATCCTGAGCTGTGCCTTTGACTCTGTCTTGAATAAGATGGAACACTCATTCTTCCTCCTCGATTCGCAGAATATCCACCTCTAGCATTTGATTGTGAAGGAGATGAATTAGCTTGACGTTTGACAAACTTGTTACTCTGCTCAGCACTAGAATGACTATAACCCCCTTTTGTTTGGAAATCAACTCTTTCTTTTTCCAACCTTTCACCTCTAATAGCTGCAGCTTTTAGTTTTTGATAGGTTTCAAGATCAGAAGCTGTAATTTTACTTCGAATTTCATACCTCAACCCTTCTTCAAATTGTCTGCATTTATCTTTTTCTGTTGCCACCAAAGAAGATACATAAGTTGACAACTGATTAAATTTCACTTCATATTCAGCTACACTCATTTTTCCCTGCTTCAAATTCAAGAATTCTCTCCTTTTATCATCTAAATACACTTCTGGCATATAGTTATTACGAAACTCAAGAACAAAATCATCCCATTTCAAAACAGGAGGCTGAACAGTACTGTTAGGAATAGTTTCCCACCAATCATATGCATCTCCCTGAAGTAAAAACACAGCATAGTCAAATTTTTCTTCAGGTGTGCACTTCATCAAGTTGAAAACCCTCTCTATCCTCTTCAACCATCTTTCTGCTTGTGTAGGATCAGTGGTACCAGTAAATTCTTCAGCACCTTACTTTTTCAGTTTATCGAACCTCCTTTCCCTTTGAACCATTTGATTCTGTCCCTGCTGAAAAGGAGGAGCTTGACGATGCAAATTTGATGCATGAGAATGTGCAGGTGATGCTTGTGGATTATTATTTGGGGCACCTATAGAAGGTGGTCTAACTGGTTCCTCTCTCctcatttcattttcatttctaTTCTGGTCACCAACTTCTTCAACCCTATATGATtgtaatatcatattataaacAAATGATATGTATGTCATGCAATATATGCTTATGTATGTCCCTACGGTCATATTCCTGCTCCGATACCAATAAATGTAACACCCTATacgtataaatttttttttctagacTATTCATTGGATAAAGTATTTATTTTAAACTGAGACTATTCAGTAGACAGAAGCATTTATGAATGCTTATACCCGTAGTAATATAGAACACATACACGTTAAGTATACATATGTATTTATACACAAAGTTACAAACTTATTTAGTCCAAAAGTTTACTTATACTACATGCTTGTGAGGAGAGGAGAGAGAATGAGGTGGAACACAGCCAACCGACCTTTCATCCATGCTATCTACAATATCTGACCTTCTAGAGACTCTTGTTCATCTACTTCATCAACCAACTGAAAAATTTAGCGATTTATATGAGTCGCCACTCAGTGAATATAAACAATCAATGAATTATAatcacatacacatacacacgTACAAATTCATGCATATGCAAATGATAaaccttttattaattttgttgtGACACCACCAGCTAGACACTTCCCGGGATCAAGTAGCAGGTAAACGGTAACACATGTATTGTTGTACAGCCTTGTAATCTCATAATTCGACCTTTCGGTCCATGTAATCAAGTAGTCCATGTGAATGACCATataggtccaagtagtccaTATATCTGACCATATAGGTCCAAGTAGTCTATATAATCAAGTAGTCATAAGTGCCTAGACTGGTATGTCACAACGTCATTTACGTTTTATGCAACATGTACACATACTTTGTATTTAAATAATTCCATCACATGTAATTCAATCAAGTATCAATTCACATCAACATAGCAAAACAATTCATAATATCACAAAGTATCAATTCATATCAACATTTCAATCACATCTTCAGAAGCCAAAGTATTCATATCATGTTTATACTCACAACTAAGCCGCTAGCTTCATTGACGGCGACTTATACCTTCCTCCGGAATATCTTCAAAGGTTTGAGTACCTATAAGTATAGTTTAACATATGATTAAAGAgacatcattatttatttaccaaatttcattttcttattcttcttttatTCCATAAACTTCAATATCAAATAATGTTTCTCAAGGACCCATCAATACCAAAAGTCTTGTAACTCTCTCTATACTAAACCAACTGACCTAATTCTTGTTTTGTTGTACTCCTAACTCTTATATGAAGATCGtgttaaaattttatcatttttacaGAACCACCCAATTTATGGCAAAATTTCTTttgatgttgtatctcaacatCAACTCGCTTGTACCAGTTTTTCTAATTTACTCATAACTTAAAAGATATAATTCCAAATATTCTGATTctttttggtaagaaaactaGACATACAgaggtataacatatccaaatatCAGAATTTTAGAAGATCTAAATAATttacaataaaatttacaacctAACCCTGTTTCAGCACCTATGCAACACAGCACACCTACACTTCTTTAGTGAGTTTCTCACTACTTACTTATTCAATACTAACCAAACTTTACAGGAGTTTACTCAACACATAAAGGATCAATTTTCATTTTATACCTTCCTCAAATTCGGAACCTAAGATGTCCCAAATTATTCAAGAAGAAACAAATCAAGTACAGATTTCAGATTAGACCTAGTCTAATTGATACTACCATATCTCCTAGGATACTTACCCAAATAATATGAAACGAATTTTCTAGTTTACCTAAGACATAGACGCAAAAATTTCTCTTCTTCAACTTCCTCAAAATCAGCTTCTAGAAATATGAAATAATTTGTGTAAAAAGATGTCTAAGCatacctttctcttcttctaccacttcttcttcttcttctctttttcttcactttctctctcctaaaagTGTTTCTCTCACTAAAGTTCTGGAGAATTCATATGATCATCCATCATATGATCAATCTCAAACTTATCTTTGTGGTTTGGATGTATTTCCCCATTTACCCAtacttaattttagttattactCTTTTATCACCACTATCATTttcattaatattattattattaatattattattattattattattattattattagtagtAGTAATATTAGATctgaaattatatataattttatttaaattataaatttagcaAATTACACTTtagttcttatatttttaagattaTTCAATTTAGTCCCTATACTTTAAAACACACTTACACATCTATTTCATGTACTTTCACTTATCCTAATattgttatttatatatattcaatGATATAATGACATGTAAAATGCAAATATTATCTTCTAATGTTCCTTATAATGTCATGTAATGCATATGTCTATATGAAATGAAATGCACAAAATTGGGATGTTACAGTtacaaccttagtcaacatgTCTGCAGGATTCTCTGTGCCTAGAATCTTCATCAACTGCAATATCTTCCTGTCCAAGAGATGCCATATGTAGTGATACTTTAACTCTATGTGCTTTATCATGAAAGGAAAGATTGTTCGCCAAATGAATGGCACTCTGACTGTCGTTGCACAGAATATGATCCTTCTGCTCTTTCCTAGCTTATGCAAGAAATTCTGCAATCATACCATCTCCTTACTAGTCTCAGTCACTGCAACGTACTCAccttgtcacacccgacccaaatcgGCATTGGGTATGAATGGAATATAGGATAACGAATTTCGGACAGCCTGAAACCCGAAcctatattctaatatataaaaatttattcggactctctaaaattttattaattatttggcttggactcgataattctatcgagcttcctacgtatcccgaacatcttttaaATCTTTAAATcaggaatcaaagccacgtagttctacctattttaggtagttctaaTAAACTTATTGACACTTTGAATAACACGCTAATaccttaattgtatatttcaccTTGTTATaggttttatatatataaatcagtttatcaaaacgaatcaaatcgaataacgttttatcaaaacgaatcaaatcgaataaaccgctttaacaaaccaactcgtaatcaaacaaacgtaaaacattataattcaaatcatcaaacattatcaaacgtaatacaaaatttgcgtgtgtgtccatcctcgaattccacccgtgtagcttatcataacatcaatcatatcaataatcgagatatctcattcatatctcgttccttgcctaacgttaggactaccagccgtgcactctggccataccgcccttaggtatggtcttacaactactaaccctaccccgggcaatcctaaatggacaaaacattttatttatctttcaaacTATCACAACTCATGAAAatcatccaaaataataacaaccgcaataacttactcaatccaaaaacaattcgtataaGATCATCAAATTCGTTTTCTCGACCAAAATTCCAAAATAccacgataataaataattattcttcaaataatcaaaatcaaaagtatataaatattttaaacaatatatCTTAAAcgatttaataaaatatattcaaaaccACGTAAATCatttaaaactgaaacttatttttatctgtcacCGGAATAGCTATTTTAGGCCGAACATATCGTTAGACTCGTTATATTATTATAGTCTGTTTGAGCTAATTTTATAtcttaattttatattcaattttCGGTACTAattttatgtaataatattcaaACTCTTGTACTAAACTTATGGATTCTAATTGGCAATTATCGatattagtccttctattttaaCTCgacaaattaaagtttctccgaATATTATATCGATATAATTTAATATCgtttaaagttaaatatgtTTATCGGACTATTTTCCGTCACCGAAATAAAGATTCTAAACCGACATAGTTAATTCGAACTATTgttactattagactcgtttgACTGTTATGAATCTTAtttgtactaattttatattcgactCAATACCGACTCTACTTGGCAAATATCAATACCGACTCTAATTGGCATATCAACACTAGACCTTCAAATtcataactttaatttttgcttAAACTATTTTATTCATAAGATTTAAAATAATCAAAGTATAGTATTCTTATTAGTCTATTTTAGTTTCTAAGATTTAGATCAACGTCGTTAATTTCGACCGATTGTATCTTTAAGCTCGTAACGCTATTAAGAGTCTATTAATACCGGATTTTACATTATTTAAATCTAAAGGACAACtagtctaaaatttatttatttttttttcaatttatacTTTATACTTTAAATCTTAATTAAGGATCTAATTTAACTCAATTAATTTCACATGGTTAATTGAGTATAATCAAAACTTTGGAaggcttaatttttaattaaaacaacTCATTAAAAACTCTAAACAATCTAATATATCTTAATTAAGCAAAATCTAATATGCTTGAACCTTAAATTAACTTAAAAGAAAAGAGATATGGGAACTAATTAGCCTTTGAGAAGACTTCCCTTTTGAAGTTCCTTTTCTCCATAAATTATATTTCCATTCCCTTCTCTCCCTTATCAACATTCCAGACCTTCTTTATATtgatacatatttatatatatgtatatttatttttttaatggatgGACACctcattatattatatattattgaaacATTCTTTTCCTATCTAATTGACACATGGATATAAAAAGCCATGTTTTTATTTCTAGTTGACACATGGACATCTAAGTTTATATCTAATTGACACATATTATATCATTGGTTTTCATGTATGTATGAATTCATGGCAATAAGAATGATCCTTTCACTTTAATATTTACTTAATTATTTTAGttattctttatttcttttatttctttcatataattgcatttattctacatgtgttttttttttcaataaaacgtAATGAGCatcaatataatattattaattagcAAAATTCTAATTAAGGTCctttaatttatatttgtttATAAGACTTAAcccaaacttttaatttacacctaaaaacattaaattgaaccctataatatatattataatctatACAGGATATAAAGATTGACACTTTTAGACACGGTTGTGACACACCTTCTGTAGTAGACAAAGCCACCATCTTCTGCAGCTTTGAAGCCCAAGAGACTGCAATACCACCCAATGTGAAGACATATCTGGTTGTACTTCTTCTCTTGTCAAGGTCACTAGATGCCAAATCTGCGTCCACATATCCTGTCAACATAACTTCCTTGCCCTCAAAACACAAAGCTTGTTCAGTGGTTCCCTTCAGGTATCTCAGAATCCACTTTACTGCTTCCCAATGCTTCTTACCAGGGTCTCCTATGAAGCAACTAACAACTCCCATAACATGTGCAATATCCGACCTTGTTCACACCATTGCATACATTAAGCTACCAATTGCTGAGGCATACAGAGTTCTCTCCATCTGGGCTCACTCTTCTCTGCTCTTAGGTGAGTCCTATTTAGATAGCTTGAAATGGCTACCCAAAGGAACCTTAGCTGGCTTGGCCGCCGAATCTCTTCAAGACCTTCTTGATATACTCATCTTGTGAGAGATACAACTTTCCAGTCTTCCTATCTCTTTCAATCCTCATACCCAGAATCTGCTTAGCTTCTTCGAGATCTTTCATAACAAACCGCTCAGATAACTGCTTCTTCAGTTTTCTCACTTCTTGAGCACTCGACCCTGCAATcagcatatcatcaacatataacagtAAAATGATGTAGCTCTCATCCAGTTTCCTGAAGTAACAACAATGATCAGCTTCACTCCTCACGAACTTAATTTCATGCATGAATCCGTCAAATTTCTTGTACAACTGTTgtggagcttgtttcagaccATACAAGATCTTGTTCAACTTGCACACGAGCTCAACGTTATCATACTCATAGCCCTGAGGTTGCTTCATATAGATGTCTTCATCTAAGTCCCCATGAAGAAATGtcgtttttacatccatttgctgCAGCTCCAAATCTTCTGCAGCTACCATACTCAACACTAAACGAATAGTAGTCAACTTCACCACTGGAGTAAAAATGTCAGTGTAATCTATATCGTACCTCTGCTGAAAACCTTTCACGACCAGCCTTGCCTTGTAGCGCTTACTACCATCAACCTCCTCTTTGATTCTGAAAATCCACCTATTATATAAAGCCTTCTTACCCTTTGGAAGCTTAACAAGTTCCCAAGTTCCATTGGTCATCAAGGAATCCATCTCATCGTCTATTACAAGCCTCCACTTGTTTGCATCCTCTCCACGAGATGCCTCCAAGTAGATTTCTGGTTCACCACTATCTGTCAGCAGCATGTAGTTGCTTGTAGGCGTGAACGTGTCAGGTGATCTACACTCTCTAGTGGATCTGCGTAGTGTAACCGCTAGAGTTTggggttcttcttcttcttcttcctgaaAAACTACCTCCTTGCTCCCACCAGAATTCGTGATGTCTAGGTCCATGGCCTCAGGTTCTGAATCAGCAGTATCAGATGCTCCCAGACTATCCTTATACAACATCTGCTTGTTGAAAACAATGTCCCGACTGCGAATAATCTTCCTGTTCTGACTATCCCAGAACCGATATCCGAAATCATCTCCGCCGTATCCAATAAACGTGCACTTAACAGACTTCGCATCTAACTTACTTCTCTCAAGGGGAGCAATATGAACATATGAATCACATCCAAATACTCGTAGAAATGACAGCTTTACCTGCTTACCACTCCAAGCCTCTTCAAGAATTCCATTCTGCAAGGGATTCAATGGCCCTCTATTGATCAAGAATGTTGCAGTGTTAACTGCTTTtgcccagaacgtctttggaagtccAGACTTCAGCCTCATGCTTCTAGCATGCTCACACAGAGTTCTATCCATTCGTTATGCAACTCTGTTCTCTTGAAGAGTTGCTTTCAGAGTCTTCTCCATGCGAATTCCATTCTCAGCATAGAATTCCTTGAATTCCCTTAGCTCATACTCCCCACCATTGTCAGACCTTAAACACTTTACCTTCAGACGTGTCTCATTCTCAAACAGGGCCTTCCATTTTCAAAAGGAATCAAAAGCATTacatttctttttcagaaaATAGATCCACAATTTCCTAGTGGAGTCGTCAATGAGGGTCATGTAGTACGAAGCTCCACAAAGAGATTTCACAGGTGCAGGACCCCATAGATCCCCGTGAACTAACTCCAACTTCTGTTTCTTCAAAGTTCTACCACCCTTAGAGAAACTGACCC
The DNA window shown above is from Euphorbia lathyris chromosome 1, ddEupLath1.1, whole genome shotgun sequence and carries:
- the LOC136234241 gene encoding uncharacterized protein isoform X1; protein product: MKCTPEEKFDYAVFLLQGDAYDWWETIPNSTVQPPVLKWDDFVLEFRNNYMPEVYLDDKRREFLNLKQGKMSVAEYEVKFNQLSTYVSSLVATEKDKCRQFEEGLRYEIRSKITASDLETYQKLKAAAIRGERLEKERVDFQTKGGYSHSSAEQSNKFVKRQANSSPSQSNARGGYSANRGGRMSVPSYSRQSQRHSSGLKSACNTCGRYHEGECRKLTGGCFFCGSLDHFFRDCPKRGVFDRQGSEATVQNTRGSGVVMPVSRGRGRGAIMNTARGIGRSEAQGPQTQVRAFALNRQEAIAAPQVVTGTQTFEDIPEEGISRRQ
- the LOC136234241 gene encoding uncharacterized protein isoform X2; translation: MKCTPEEKFDYAVFLLQGDAYDWWETIPNSTVQPPVLKWDDFVLEFRNNYMPEVYLDDKRREFLNLKQGKMSVAEYEVKFNQLSTYVSSLVATEKDKCRQFEEGLRYEIRSKITASDLETYQKLKAAAIRGERLEKERVDFQTKGGYSHSSAEQSNKFVKRQANSSPSQSNARGGYSANRGGRMSVPSYSRQSQRHSSGLKSACNTCGRYHEGECRKLTGGCFFCGSLDHFFRDCPKRGVFDRQGSEATVQNTRGSGVVMPVSRGRGRGAIMNTARGIGRSEAQGPQTQVRAFALNRQEAIAAPQVVTVG